One Panthera leo isolate Ple1 chromosome B1, P.leo_Ple1_pat1.1, whole genome shotgun sequence DNA window includes the following coding sequences:
- the TIGD4 gene encoding tigger transposable element-derived protein 4 isoform X2: MAEASVDASTLPVTVKKKKSLSIEEKIDIINAVESGKKKAEIAAEYGIKKNSLSSIMKNKDKVLEAFESLRFDPKRKRLRTAFYTDLEEALMRWYRIAQCLNVPVNGPMLRLKANDFAQKLGHNDFKCSNGWLDRFKSRYGLVFRAQPVEATGVSVDPSTVWHQNVLPYYLNDYHPKNVFNIKETGLLYRMLPTNTFAFKGETCSIGKLCKDRITLVVGTNMDGSEKLPLLIIGKHRNPHCFKGIKSLPVCYEANRMAWMTSDVFEQWMRKLDEKFQAQQRRVVIFVDSFPSHPEGPEGEIFQRICWIYADSSVPEISPENTEIMKHWDLVSG, translated from the exons ATGGCAGAAGCTTCTGTGGATGCCTCGACTCTGCCCGtaacagtgaagaaaaagaaaagtttatccATTGAAGAAAAGATCGACATTATAAACGCAGTAGAAAGTggcaagaaaaaggcagaaattgcAGCTGAatatggaataaagaaaaattcactGTCTTCTATTATGAAGAATAAAGACAAAGTTCTAGAAGCCTTTGAATCTCTGAGATTTGatccaaagagaaaaagactgagaACTGCTTTTTACACAGATCTGGAAGAGGCATTAATGAGGTGGTATCGAATTGCTCAGTGTCTAAATGTACCAGTTAATGGTCCAATGCTACGTCTAAAAGCTAATGATTTTGCACAGAAACTGGGACATAATGATTTTAAGTGCAGTAACGGTTGGCTGGATCGCTTTAAATCCAGGTACGGTTTAGTATTCAGAGCTCAACCTGTGGAAGCTACAGGTGTTTCAGTAGACCCTTCAACTGTCTGGCACCAAAATGTACTTccttattatttaaatgattatcatcctaaaaatgtttttaatataaaagagaCTGGGCTGCTTTATCGAATGTTACCTACAAATACATTTGCATTCAAAGGAGAAACCTGCTCTATTGGAAAGTTATGCAAAGACAGAATAACTCTAGTGGTTGGGACAAACATGGATGGCTCAGAGAAACTTCCTTTGCTCATCattggaaaacacagaaatccACATTGTTTCAAAGGTATAAAATCATTGCCTGTGTGTTATGAAGCTAACAGGATGGCATGGATGACCTCAGATGTATTTGAACAATGGATGCGGAAGCTCGATGAGAAATTTCAAGCCCAGCAACGAAGAGTGGTGATCTTTGTTGATTCTTTTCCTTCACATCCAGAG GGACCCGAGGGTGAAATATTTCAGAGAATATGCTGGATCTATGCTGATAGTTCTGTTCCCGAGATCTCTCCTGAGAACACCGAGATAATGAAACACTGGGACCTTGTGAGTGGGTAA
- the TIGD4 gene encoding tigger transposable element-derived protein 4 isoform X1 — MAEASVDASTLPVTVKKKKSLSIEEKIDIINAVESGKKKAEIAAEYGIKKNSLSSIMKNKDKVLEAFESLRFDPKRKRLRTAFYTDLEEALMRWYRIAQCLNVPVNGPMLRLKANDFAQKLGHNDFKCSNGWLDRFKSRYGLVFRAQPVEATGVSVDPSTVWHQNVLPYYLNDYHPKNVFNIKETGLLYRMLPTNTFAFKGETCSIGKLCKDRITLVVGTNMDGSEKLPLLIIGKHRNPHCFKGIKSLPVCYEANRMAWMTSDVFEQWMRKLDEKFQAQQRRVVIFVDSFPSHPEVKNLKSIELAFFPSCVSSKFIAMKQGVIKSLKIKYRHCLIKKFLSSVEGSKEFTFSLLDAVDTLHLCWRAVTPETIVKSYEEAGFKSQKGESDKTNAETDTGLDLVAHAQAAGVEFPEGLSLEEYAALDDDLETCEAAPKGDSVWTEESKSDETGLYTSDEEDDGGSLGTELPLPSKNEAITALDTLKSFLRSQDMNEELHNSLADLEIFINSSSK, encoded by the coding sequence ATGGCAGAAGCTTCTGTGGATGCCTCGACTCTGCCCGtaacagtgaagaaaaagaaaagtttatccATTGAAGAAAAGATCGACATTATAAACGCAGTAGAAAGTggcaagaaaaaggcagaaattgcAGCTGAatatggaataaagaaaaattcactGTCTTCTATTATGAAGAATAAAGACAAAGTTCTAGAAGCCTTTGAATCTCTGAGATTTGatccaaagagaaaaagactgagaACTGCTTTTTACACAGATCTGGAAGAGGCATTAATGAGGTGGTATCGAATTGCTCAGTGTCTAAATGTACCAGTTAATGGTCCAATGCTACGTCTAAAAGCTAATGATTTTGCACAGAAACTGGGACATAATGATTTTAAGTGCAGTAACGGTTGGCTGGATCGCTTTAAATCCAGGTACGGTTTAGTATTCAGAGCTCAACCTGTGGAAGCTACAGGTGTTTCAGTAGACCCTTCAACTGTCTGGCACCAAAATGTACTTccttattatttaaatgattatcatcctaaaaatgtttttaatataaaagagaCTGGGCTGCTTTATCGAATGTTACCTACAAATACATTTGCATTCAAAGGAGAAACCTGCTCTATTGGAAAGTTATGCAAAGACAGAATAACTCTAGTGGTTGGGACAAACATGGATGGCTCAGAGAAACTTCCTTTGCTCATCattggaaaacacagaaatccACATTGTTTCAAAGGTATAAAATCATTGCCTGTGTGTTATGAAGCTAACAGGATGGCATGGATGACCTCAGATGTATTTGAACAATGGATGCGGAAGCTCGATGAGAAATTTCAAGCCCAGCAACGAAGAGTGGTGATCTTTGTTGATTCTTTTCCTTCACATCCAGAGGTAAAGAACCTAAAGTCCATTGAGTTAGCATTCTTTCCATCATGTGTATCTTCCAAATTTATAGCTATGAAACAAGGTGTTATTAAAAGCCTTAAAATCAAATATCGACATTGTcttatcaaaaaatttttaagctctGTTGAAGGCAGCAAAGAATTTACATTTTCCCTACTAGACGCAGTTGATACTTTGCACCTTTGCTGGAGGGCTGTAACCCCTGAGACTATTGTTAAGAGCTATGAAGAGGCAGGATTCAAATCTCAAAAGGGAGAAAGTGACAAGACAAATGCAGAGACAGACACTGGTCTTGATTTGGTTGCCCATGCTCAGGCAGCAGGTGTGGAATTTCCTGAAGGTTTATCTCTAGAAGAGTATGCTGCCCTCGATGATGATTTGGAGACCTGCGAAGCGGCACCAAAAGGTGATTCTGTATGGACCGAAGAGAGTAAATCAGATGAAACTGGGCTTTATACTTCTGATGAAGAGGATGATGGTGGATCTCTAGGAACTGAGCTCCCTTTACCATCAAAAAATGAGGCCATAACTGCTTTAGATACTCTTAAAAGTTTTCTTAGAAGTCAAGATATGAATGAGGAGCTTCATAATTCTTTAGCAGaccttgaaatttttattaactcATCATCTAAATAA